The following proteins come from a genomic window of Streptomyces sp. NBC_00539:
- a CDS encoding cobyrinate a,c-diamide synthase, which produces MPRLVIAAPSSGSGKTTVATGLMAAFAERGLAVSPHKAGPDYIDPGYHALATGRPGRNLDAFMCGTDLVAPLFAHGAAGCDLAIVEGVMGLYDGAAGRGELASTAQVAKLVRAPVVLVVDASSQSRSVAALVHGFASFDPQVRLGGVILNKVGSDRHEAMLREALEEAGMPVLGVLRRAPQVAAPSRHLGLVPVAERRADAVSSVAALAAQVRAGCDLDALMALARTAPPLDCEAWSPEGALARHDPAPSASGGQDPGQDPGRRPVVAVAGGPAFTFSYAEHAELLSAAGADVVTFDPLRDEALPDGTTGLVIGGGFPEVYAPELSANASLRRAVADFAAAGGPVAAECAGLLYLARSLDGKPMCGVLDADARMSERLTLGYREAVAVSDSALAAAGTRLRGHEFHRTVIEPGAGAAPAWGFTHPERRVEGFVRDGVHASYLHTHWAAQPSVARRFARAAAARR; this is translated from the coding sequence ATGCCGCGGCTGGTGATCGCCGCGCCGTCCTCCGGGAGCGGCAAGACCACCGTGGCGACGGGCCTGATGGCGGCCTTCGCGGAGCGCGGCCTCGCCGTGTCCCCGCACAAGGCCGGGCCCGACTACATCGACCCCGGCTACCACGCGCTGGCCACCGGCCGGCCGGGGCGGAACCTCGACGCCTTCATGTGCGGGACGGATCTGGTCGCGCCGCTGTTCGCGCACGGGGCGGCGGGGTGCGACCTGGCGATCGTCGAAGGCGTGATGGGCCTGTACGACGGCGCCGCGGGGCGGGGTGAGCTCGCGTCGACGGCGCAGGTCGCGAAGTTGGTGCGGGCGCCGGTGGTGCTGGTGGTGGACGCCTCGTCGCAGTCCCGGTCGGTGGCCGCGCTGGTGCACGGTTTCGCGTCCTTCGACCCCCAGGTGCGCCTGGGCGGGGTGATCCTCAACAAGGTCGGCTCCGACCGGCACGAGGCGATGCTGCGGGAGGCGCTGGAGGAGGCCGGGATGCCGGTCCTGGGCGTCCTGCGGCGTGCCCCGCAGGTGGCGGCTCCGTCGCGGCACCTGGGGCTGGTCCCGGTCGCGGAGCGCCGGGCGGACGCCGTCTCCTCGGTCGCCGCCCTGGCGGCCCAGGTCCGCGCCGGCTGCGACCTCGACGCCCTGATGGCCCTGGCCCGCACGGCCCCGCCCCTGGACTGCGAGGCCTGGTCCCCGGAAGGGGCTCTGGCGCGGCATGATCCGGCCCCGTCGGCGTCCGGGGGGCAGGACCCGGGACAGGACCCCGGCCGCCGGCCGGTGGTCGCGGTCGCCGGCGGCCCCGCCTTCACGTTCTCCTACGCCGAGCACGCCGAACTCCTCAGCGCCGCCGGCGCGGACGTCGTCACCTTCGACCCGCTCCGGGACGAGGCCCTGCCCGACGGCACCACCGGACTGGTGATCGGCGGCGGATTCCCCGAGGTCTACGCCCCCGAGCTCTCCGCCAACGCCTCCCTCCGCCGCGCCGTCGCCGACTTCGCCGCAGCCGGCGGCCCCGTGGCGGCCGAGTGCGCCGGCCTGCTGTACCTGGCCCGGTCGCTGGACGGGAAGCCGATGTGCGGGGTGCTCGACGCCGACGCGCGGATGTCGGAGCGGCTGACGCTCGGCTACCGCGAGGCGGTGGCGGTGTCCGACAGCGCGCTCGCCGCGGCCGGAACCCGGCTGCGGGGGCACGAGTTCCACCGGACGGTGATCGAGCCGGGTGCCGGAGCGGCCCCCGCCTGGGGCTTCACGCATCCCGAACGCCGCGTCGAGGGCTTCGTCCGGGACGGTGTGCACGCCAGCTACCTGCACACGCACTGGGCGGCGCAGCCGTCCG
- the cobO gene encoding cob(I)yrinic acid a,c-diamide adenosyltransferase, with amino-acid sequence MPQGQPTVVPDDGLTTRQRRNRPLVFVHTGPGKGKSTAAFGLALRAWNQGWSIGVFQFVKSAKWKVGEENALKVLGASGEGGPVVWHKMGEGWSWVQRDAQLDNEQAAKEGWEQVKRDLAAETHRLYVLDEFAYPMHWGWIDVDEVIEVLRDRPGTQHVVITGRNAPDKLLEFADLVTEMTKVKHPMDAGQKGQKGIEW; translated from the coding sequence ATGCCGCAGGGACAGCCGACCGTCGTTCCGGACGACGGACTCACGACGCGCCAGCGTCGCAACCGTCCGCTCGTCTTCGTCCACACCGGCCCGGGCAAGGGCAAGTCGACGGCCGCCTTCGGACTGGCGCTGCGCGCCTGGAACCAGGGCTGGTCGATCGGGGTGTTCCAGTTCGTCAAGTCGGCCAAGTGGAAGGTCGGCGAGGAGAACGCGCTCAAGGTGCTCGGCGCCTCCGGTGAGGGCGGCCCGGTCGTCTGGCACAAGATGGGCGAGGGCTGGTCCTGGGTGCAGCGCGACGCGCAGCTCGACAACGAGCAGGCGGCGAAAGAGGGCTGGGAGCAGGTCAAGCGGGACCTGGCCGCAGAGACCCACCGGCTGTACGTGCTGGACGAGTTCGCGTACCCCATGCACTGGGGCTGGATCGACGTGGACGAGGTGATCGAGGTGCTGCGGGACCGTCCCGGCACCCAGCACGTGGTCATCACCGGCCGCAACGCGCCGGACAAGCTCCTGGAGTTCGCCGACCTGGTCACCGAGATGACCAAGGTCAAGCACCCCATGGACGCCGGCCAGAAGGGCCAGAAGGGCATCGAGTGGTGA
- a CDS encoding putative cobaltochelatase encodes MSTPYPFTAVVGQSDLRLALLLNAVSPAVGGVLVRGEKGTAKSTAVRALSALLPQVDVVPGCRFSCAPGAPDPACPDGPHDPGPGAARPARMVELPVGASEDRLVGALDIERALAEGVKAFEPGLLADAHRGILYVDEVNLLHDHLIDLLLDAAAMGASYVEREGVSVRHAARFLLVGTMNPEEGELRPQLLDRFGLTVEVAASREPAQRVEVVRRRLAYEDDPAGFASRWADDEREVRARVVAARALLPKVVLGDTSLLRIAATCAGFEVDGMRADIVMARTATALAAWAGRTEVRKEDVRQAALLALPHRRRRNPFDAPGLDEDKLDEILDRFPDDEPEPDPEPEPRGPDDEGDGPDDGPDGGGQRPPQDGAPDQAAEAPPAEPEPEPRPGTDSPEPARAGAPADSPADSPASGAPEQAPVRAAEPFRTKVLSVPGLGEGAAGRRSRARTAHGRTTGSQRPRGQLTKLHLAATVQAAAPHQKARGRSGRGLVVRKDDLRQATREGREGNLVLFLVDASGSMAARQRMGAVKGAVLSLLLDAYQRRDKVGLITFRGRTAELALPPTSSVDAAAARLEQLPTGGRTPLAAGLLKAHEVLRIERLRDPSRRPLLVVVTDGRATSADALGGDPRELSGRSARMLAAQGLTSVVVDCETGPVRLGLAGALAADLGGPAVTLDGLRADSLAGLVKNVRTASDSSRRAA; translated from the coding sequence ATGAGCACCCCCTACCCGTTCACCGCAGTGGTCGGCCAGAGCGACCTGCGCCTCGCGCTCCTGCTCAACGCCGTGAGCCCGGCGGTCGGCGGCGTGCTCGTGCGCGGTGAGAAGGGCACCGCCAAGTCCACCGCCGTCCGCGCGCTGTCCGCGCTGCTGCCGCAGGTGGACGTCGTCCCCGGATGCCGGTTCTCGTGCGCACCGGGCGCCCCCGATCCCGCGTGCCCCGACGGCCCCCACGATCCAGGCCCGGGCGCCGCCCGCCCCGCGCGGATGGTCGAGCTGCCCGTCGGCGCCTCCGAGGACCGCCTGGTCGGCGCCCTCGACATCGAACGGGCCCTCGCCGAGGGCGTGAAGGCCTTCGAGCCGGGCCTGCTCGCCGACGCCCACCGCGGCATCCTCTACGTCGACGAGGTCAACCTCCTCCACGACCACCTCATCGACCTGCTCCTGGACGCCGCCGCGATGGGCGCCTCCTACGTCGAGCGCGAGGGCGTCTCCGTCCGCCACGCGGCCCGCTTCCTCCTCGTCGGCACGATGAACCCCGAGGAGGGCGAGCTCCGCCCCCAGCTCCTGGACCGGTTCGGACTGACCGTCGAGGTCGCGGCCTCGCGCGAGCCCGCCCAGCGCGTCGAGGTGGTGCGCCGCAGGCTCGCCTACGAGGACGACCCCGCCGGCTTCGCGAGCCGCTGGGCCGACGACGAACGCGAGGTCCGCGCCCGGGTGGTGGCCGCGCGGGCGCTGCTGCCGAAGGTGGTGCTCGGCGACACCTCCCTGCTCCGGATCGCGGCCACCTGCGCCGGCTTCGAGGTCGACGGCATGCGGGCCGACATCGTGATGGCCCGCACCGCTACGGCCCTGGCCGCCTGGGCCGGGCGGACCGAGGTGCGCAAGGAGGACGTGCGGCAGGCCGCGCTGCTCGCGCTCCCCCACCGGCGCCGCCGCAACCCGTTCGACGCGCCGGGCCTGGACGAGGACAAGCTGGACGAGATCCTGGACCGGTTCCCCGACGACGAGCCGGAGCCCGACCCGGAACCGGAGCCCCGGGGCCCCGACGACGAGGGTGACGGCCCCGACGACGGACCCGACGGCGGCGGGCAGCGGCCCCCGCAGGACGGCGCCCCCGACCAGGCGGCCGAAGCGCCCCCGGCGGAGCCCGAGCCGGAGCCCCGGCCCGGCACCGACTCCCCGGAACCGGCCCGGGCGGGCGCCCCGGCGGACTCCCCGGCGGACTCCCCCGCCTCCGGCGCGCCCGAACAGGCGCCCGTGCGGGCCGCCGAGCCCTTCCGGACCAAGGTGCTGAGCGTGCCCGGTCTCGGCGAGGGCGCGGCCGGCCGCCGCTCCCGCGCCAGGACCGCGCACGGCCGCACCACCGGCTCCCAGCGCCCCCGCGGGCAGCTGACCAAGCTCCACCTGGCCGCGACCGTCCAGGCGGCCGCGCCGCACCAGAAGGCGCGCGGGCGCAGCGGGCGCGGGCTGGTCGTACGCAAGGACGACCTGCGGCAGGCGACCCGCGAGGGCCGTGAGGGCAACCTCGTCCTGTTCCTCGTCGACGCGTCGGGGTCGATGGCCGCCCGGCAGCGCATGGGCGCGGTCAAGGGCGCCGTGCTGTCGCTGCTGCTGGACGCCTACCAGCGCCGCGACAAAGTCGGTCTGATCACCTTCCGCGGCCGGACCGCCGAGCTGGCGCTGCCCCCGACCTCCTCCGTGGACGCGGCGGCGGCCCGGCTGGAGCAGCTGCCCACCGGCGGCCGGACGCCGCTCGCGGCCGGACTGCTCAAAGCCCACGAGGTGCTGCGGATCGAGCGGTTGCGGGACCCCTCGCGCCGGCCGCTGCTCGTGGTCGTCACCGACGGGCGGGCCACGTCGGCCGACGCGCTCGGCGGGGACCCGCGCGAGCTGTCGGGGCGCAGTGCCCGGATGCTGGCCGCGCAGGGGCTGACCTCGGTGGTCGTGGACTGTGAGACGGGCCCGGTCCGGCTGGGACTGGCCGGGGCGCTGGCCGCCGACCTCGGCGGGCCGGCCGTCACCCTCGACGGGCTGCGGGCCGACTCGCTGGCCGGCCTCGTGAAGAACGTACGTACCGCATCGGACAGCTCCAGGAGGGCCGCGTAA
- a CDS encoding cobalamin biosynthesis protein has protein sequence MRADRVFAYGATAGLIGDRILGDPRRGHPVAAFGRAAAALERALWRDDRARGVVHTLVCAGGAAAVGALGARAVRSRPAAARIALTAAATWAVVGGTSLGREARAIGGALAAGDAEVARERLPHLCGRDPQALDEQQLARAVVESVAENTSDAVVGALVWGALAGVPGLLAFRAVNTLDAMVGHKSPRYLRYGWASARLDDLAGWPGARLTALAAVLSGPDRRGAVRAWRADAAAHPSPNAGPVEASFAGALGVRLGGTLAYGGRVEHRAVLNGAAGRPVEVADIERAVRLSRRVTWVALGACVALRCAVTRWPVVRRSRKGRA, from the coding sequence ATGCGTGCCGATCGCGTATTCGCGTACGGCGCCACGGCCGGCCTGATCGGCGACCGGATCCTCGGGGATCCGCGCCGCGGGCACCCCGTGGCCGCCTTCGGACGAGCCGCCGCCGCCCTCGAACGCGCCCTGTGGCGGGACGACCGGGCACGGGGCGTGGTCCACACCCTGGTGTGCGCCGGGGGCGCGGCCGCCGTCGGTGCGCTCGGCGCCCGCGCCGTGCGCTCCCGGCCCGCTGCCGCCCGTATCGCCCTGACCGCGGCCGCCACCTGGGCCGTCGTCGGCGGTACCTCGCTCGGCCGGGAGGCCCGCGCGATCGGCGGGGCGCTGGCCGCCGGGGACGCCGAGGTGGCCCGGGAGCGGCTGCCGCACCTGTGCGGGCGCGACCCGCAGGCCCTGGACGAGCAGCAGCTGGCCCGCGCCGTCGTGGAGTCGGTCGCCGAGAACACCTCCGACGCCGTGGTCGGGGCGCTGGTCTGGGGCGCCCTCGCGGGCGTGCCCGGACTGCTGGCGTTCCGTGCCGTCAACACCCTGGACGCGATGGTCGGCCACAAGTCGCCTCGCTACCTGCGCTACGGCTGGGCCTCCGCCCGGCTCGACGACCTGGCGGGCTGGCCCGGTGCCCGGCTGACCGCGCTCGCCGCCGTACTGTCCGGGCCCGACCGGCGGGGAGCCGTGCGCGCCTGGCGCGCCGACGCCGCCGCGCACCCGAGCCCCAACGCCGGTCCGGTGGAGGCCTCGTTCGCCGGGGCGCTGGGCGTACGCCTCGGCGGGACCCTCGCGTACGGCGGACGGGTCGAACACCGGGCCGTGCTGAACGGCGCCGCAGGACGGCCGGTCGAAGTGGCGGACATCGAGCGGGCGGTACGGCTGTCGCGTCGGGTGACGTGGGTGGCGCTTGGGGCGTGCGTGGCACTGCGGTGTGCGGTGACGCGGTGGCCGGTCGTACGCCGGTCGAGGAAGGGGCGGGCATGA
- a CDS encoding inorganic phosphate transporter, with protein MEHITLLLGIVIITALVFDFTNGFHDTANAMATTISTGALKPKTAVAMSAVLNLVGAFMSVEVAKTISKGLVNEEGIQPEVIFAALVGAILWNLVTWLVGLPSSSSHALMGGLIGAAVASAGLGAVNGSVVVTKVLIPAVAAPLVAGAAAMLAARLTYKLGGKVGGKTSTKGYRAGQIASAGLVSLAHGTNDAQKTMGIITLALVAGGALESGANPPVWVIISAGMAIATGTYLGGWRIIRTLGSGLTDLQPQQGFAAQTSAASVILASSSLGFSLSTTHACSGAVMGAGLGRKGGVVRWSTATRMFIAWGLTLPAAALVGAGAELVMRTGNVGVAAVVVFLVASCAAIWFISRRQVVDHHNVTETATAAAEAPGVVTTAMAAVTVPPIAAAGTTAAVTDEDLKATIPAATPAPAAPAAAV; from the coding sequence ATGGAGCACATAACGCTTCTCCTCGGGATCGTGATCATCACCGCTCTCGTGTTCGACTTCACGAACGGTTTCCACGACACAGCCAACGCGATGGCGACCACCATCTCGACCGGCGCTCTCAAGCCCAAGACCGCGGTGGCCATGTCCGCCGTGCTCAACCTCGTCGGGGCGTTCATGTCCGTGGAGGTCGCCAAGACGATCTCCAAGGGCCTGGTCAACGAGGAGGGCATCCAGCCAGAGGTGATCTTCGCCGCCCTGGTCGGCGCGATCCTCTGGAACCTCGTCACCTGGCTGGTCGGGCTTCCCTCCAGCTCCTCCCACGCCCTGATGGGCGGCCTGATCGGCGCCGCGGTCGCTTCGGCCGGCCTCGGCGCGGTCAACGGCAGCGTTGTCGTCACCAAGGTGCTCATCCCCGCGGTCGCGGCTCCCCTCGTGGCCGGTGCGGCCGCCATGCTGGCCGCGAGGCTCACGTACAAGCTCGGCGGCAAGGTCGGCGGGAAGACCTCCACCAAGGGCTACCGCGCCGGTCAGATCGCCTCGGCCGGTCTCGTCTCCCTCGCGCACGGCACCAACGACGCGCAGAAGACGATGGGCATCATCACCCTCGCGCTCGTCGCGGGCGGCGCCCTGGAGTCCGGTGCGAACCCCCCGGTCTGGGTCATCATCTCGGCCGGCATGGCCATCGCGACGGGCACCTACCTGGGCGGCTGGCGCATCATCCGCACCCTGGGCAGCGGCCTGACCGACCTCCAGCCGCAGCAGGGCTTCGCGGCCCAGACCTCGGCCGCCAGCGTCATCCTGGCCTCCTCCAGCCTCGGCTTCTCCCTCTCCACCACCCACGCCTGCTCCGGCGCGGTCATGGGTGCGGGCCTGGGCCGCAAGGGCGGCGTGGTCCGCTGGTCCACCGCCACCCGGATGTTCATCGCGTGGGGCCTGACCCTGCCCGCCGCCGCCCTGGTCGGCGCCGGTGCGGAGCTGGTCATGCGGACCGGCAACGTCGGCGTCGCCGCCGTCGTGGTCTTCCTGGTCGCCTCCTGCGCCGCGATCTGGTTCATCTCGCGCCGCCAGGTCGTCGACCACCACAACGTCACGGAGACGGCCACGGCCGCCGCCGAGGCGCCCGGTGTCGTCACCACGGCCATGGCCGCCGTCACCGTCCCGCCGATCGCCGCCGCCGGTACCACGGCCGCCGTGACCGACGAGGACCTCAAGGCCACCATCCCGGCGGCCACCCCGGCACCCGCGGCCCCGGCCGCCGCGGTCTGA
- a CDS encoding alpha/beta hydrolase, translating into MRTATATAAAVTTTLIGAGAAVVAAGRYAADAALRPEPGRPLPGVPRLTVHSTAAGRVVLTRSLASLRPGRYGLDAPGVHAVVGPVLTGVPHGPDTVVRRLLAVTHGSLDPGTRVCLTPQVHLGNPRTALGLDHADVDVPGELGPLPAWFVPAARDTWVITVHGLGGTREHPMVVMPFLHRHGLPVLDLAYRGDLGGPRPPDGVGHLGESEWRDVDAAIRYALRYGARRVILHGWSTGATMALHAAERSALADRISGLVLDSPVLDWHATLRALAAARRTPAPLMPFVLRAAESRAGLRVDRRPPGADPGLLRMPVLIFHGPDDTLAPWGPSRRLAAARPDLVTLKAVRDAPHGAMWNAGPEVYEETLRRFLTPLM; encoded by the coding sequence GTGCGTACCGCCACAGCGACGGCAGCGGCCGTCACCACGACCCTGATCGGTGCCGGAGCGGCCGTCGTCGCGGCCGGCCGGTACGCCGCCGACGCGGCCCTGCGCCCCGAACCGGGCCGCCCCCTGCCCGGCGTCCCCCGGCTCACCGTCCACTCCACCGCGGCCGGCCGGGTCGTCCTGACCCGCTCCCTGGCCTCCCTGCGCCCCGGCCGGTACGGCCTGGACGCCCCCGGTGTGCACGCCGTCGTCGGCCCCGTCCTCACCGGCGTGCCGCACGGTCCCGACACCGTCGTGCGCCGGCTCCTCGCCGTCACCCACGGCAGCCTCGACCCCGGTACCCGGGTCTGCCTCACCCCCCAGGTCCACCTCGGAAACCCGCGCACGGCCCTCGGCCTCGACCACGCCGACGTCGACGTCCCCGGCGAGCTCGGCCCGCTGCCCGCCTGGTTCGTCCCGGCGGCCCGCGACACCTGGGTCATCACCGTGCACGGGCTCGGCGGCACGCGCGAGCACCCGATGGTCGTCATGCCGTTCCTGCACCGCCACGGGCTGCCCGTCCTCGACCTCGCCTACCGCGGCGACCTCGGCGGCCCCCGCCCGCCCGACGGCGTCGGCCACCTCGGGGAGTCGGAGTGGCGCGACGTCGACGCCGCCATCCGCTACGCCCTGCGCTACGGCGCCCGCCGCGTCATCCTGCACGGCTGGTCCACGGGCGCCACGATGGCCCTGCACGCCGCCGAGCGCTCGGCGCTGGCCGACCGGATCTCCGGACTGGTGCTGGACTCCCCGGTCCTCGACTGGCACGCCACCCTGCGCGCCCTTGCCGCGGCCCGGCGCACCCCGGCGCCGCTGATGCCGTTCGTGCTCCGGGCCGCCGAGAGCCGCGCGGGCCTGCGCGTCGACCGGCGCCCCCCGGGCGCCGACCCCGGCCTGCTGCGGATGCCCGTCCTGATCTTCCACGGCCCCGACGACACGCTCGCCCCCTGGGGGCCCTCCCGCCGGCTCGCCGCGGCCCGCCCCGACCTCGTCACCTTGAAGGCCGTCAGGGACGCCCCGCACGGGGCGATGTGGAACGCCGGCCCCGAGGTGTACGAGGAGACCCTGCGCCGCTTCTTGACCCCTCTCATGTGA
- a CDS encoding VOC family protein, whose amino-acid sequence MAGVPSIVPTLLYRDAKAAIRQLTEAFGFTQVAVYEGEDGTVMHAELSYGNGAVMLGSKGRGGAFDKAMADGGPAGVYVVVDDVDAHHRRAAEHGVEIVMEPTDQDYGSRDYMARDAEGNIWSFGTYAPQV is encoded by the coding sequence ATGGCAGGTGTTCCGTCCATCGTTCCGACGCTGCTCTACCGCGACGCCAAGGCCGCGATCCGGCAGTTGACCGAGGCCTTCGGCTTCACGCAGGTCGCCGTCTACGAGGGTGAGGACGGCACCGTGATGCACGCGGAGCTGTCGTACGGGAACGGCGCGGTGATGCTCGGCAGCAAGGGCCGCGGCGGGGCCTTCGACAAGGCCATGGCGGACGGCGGTCCCGCCGGGGTCTACGTCGTCGTGGACGACGTGGACGCCCACCACCGCAGGGCCGCGGAGCACGGCGTGGAGATCGTGATGGAGCCGACCGACCAGGACTACGGCTCGCGGGACTACATGGCCCGCGACGCCGAGGGCAACATCTGGAGCTTCGGGACGTACGCGCCGCAGGTCTGA
- the ypfJ gene encoding KPN_02809 family neutral zinc metallopeptidase, whose translation MQFDDDAHLDTSEVSDQRGSRVPGGRATIGGGLVGVIALVLGLLLGVGPDQLGLSGGSPRPVTSPSSAAQVQQTCRTGHDANTREDCRLVAVTNSTQDYWRQEFLRRGARYVPASTVFFTGQVDTACGPATSAVGPFYCPGDRKVYLDLGFFQELRTKFGASGGPFAQAYVVAHEYGHHVQDMTGVLRAYQDGQRGENSSSVKVELQADCYAGVWAHNATRTPDESTGRPLITSLTEQDIQDGLDAAAAVGDDRIQEKFQGRVTPETWTHGSAQQRRQWFYEGYRTGDMARCDTFR comes from the coding sequence ATGCAGTTCGACGACGACGCACATCTGGACACGTCGGAGGTCTCGGACCAGCGCGGCAGCCGCGTCCCCGGCGGCAGGGCCACGATCGGCGGCGGCCTGGTCGGTGTGATCGCCCTGGTCCTGGGACTGCTGCTGGGGGTGGGACCGGACCAGCTCGGGCTGTCGGGCGGGAGCCCCCGGCCGGTGACGAGCCCCTCGTCCGCCGCCCAGGTGCAGCAGACCTGCCGGACCGGCCACGACGCCAACACCCGCGAGGACTGCCGGCTCGTCGCCGTGACGAACAGCACGCAGGACTACTGGCGGCAGGAGTTCCTGCGACGGGGTGCCCGGTACGTCCCCGCCTCGACGGTCTTCTTCACCGGTCAGGTGGACACCGCCTGCGGCCCGGCCACCTCGGCGGTCGGCCCGTTCTACTGCCCCGGTGACCGGAAGGTCTACCTCGACCTGGGCTTCTTCCAGGAGCTGCGGACGAAGTTCGGCGCGAGCGGCGGACCCTTCGCCCAGGCGTACGTGGTCGCCCACGAGTACGGGCACCACGTCCAGGACATGACGGGAGTGCTGCGCGCGTACCAGGACGGGCAGCGGGGCGAGAACAGCAGCTCGGTCAAGGTGGAGCTCCAGGCCGACTGCTACGCCGGGGTGTGGGCCCACAACGCGACCCGGACCCCGGACGAGTCCACCGGACGCCCGCTGATCACCAGCCTCACCGAGCAGGACATCCAGGACGGTCTCGACGCGGCGGCCGCGGTGGGCGACGACCGGATCCAGGAGAAGTTCCAGGGGCGGGTCACCCCGGAGACCTGGACGCACGGCTCGGCGCAGCAGCGCCGGCAGTGGTTCTACGAGGGCTACCGGACCGGTGACATGGCCCGGTGCGACACCTTCCGCTGA
- a CDS encoding ABC-F family ATP-binding cassette domain-containing protein, producing the protein MITATGIELRAGARVLIESASFRVAKGDRIGLVGRNGAGKTTLTKCLAGEGQPAAGSIARSGEVGYLPQDPRTGDLDVLARDRILSARGLDVLIKKMRMNEERIATGSGGTRDKAMKQYERQETEFLTKGGYAAEAEAATISAALGLPDRVLGQPLHTLSGGQRRRVELARILFSDADTLLLDEPTNHLDADSIVWLRDYLKNYRGGFIVISHDVDLVETVVNKVFYLDANRAQIDVYNMGWKLYQQQREADEKRRKRERQNAEKKAAALNSQADKMRAKATKTVAAQNMAKRAERLLSGLEAVRVSDKVAKLRFPDPAPCGKTPLTAEGLSKSYGSLEIFTDVDLAIDKGSRVVILGLNGAGKTTLLRLLSGTEKPDTGTVTPGHGLKLGYYAQEHETLDPERTVLENMRSSAPDLDLVAVRKTLGSFLFSGDDVDKPAGVLSGGEKTRLALATLVVSSANVLLLDEPTNNLDPASREEILGALRTYKGAVILVTHDEGAVEALEPERIILLPDGVEDLWGPDYRDLVALA; encoded by the coding sequence GTGATCACCGCCACCGGCATCGAGCTGCGCGCCGGCGCCCGCGTCCTCATCGAGTCCGCTTCCTTCCGTGTCGCCAAGGGCGACCGCATCGGCCTGGTCGGCCGCAACGGAGCGGGCAAGACCACCCTCACCAAGTGCCTCGCGGGCGAGGGCCAGCCCGCCGCCGGCTCCATCGCCCGTTCGGGCGAGGTCGGCTACCTGCCGCAGGACCCGCGCACCGGCGACCTCGACGTACTCGCCCGCGACCGGATCCTCTCCGCGCGCGGGCTCGACGTGCTGATCAAGAAGATGCGCATGAACGAGGAGCGCATCGCCACCGGTTCCGGCGGCACCCGCGACAAGGCGATGAAGCAGTACGAGCGCCAGGAGACCGAGTTCCTGACCAAGGGCGGCTACGCCGCCGAGGCGGAGGCCGCCACCATCTCGGCCGCCCTCGGCCTGCCCGACCGGGTGCTCGGCCAGCCCCTGCACACCCTCTCCGGCGGTCAGCGCCGCCGCGTCGAGCTCGCCCGGATCCTCTTCTCGGACGCCGACACCCTGCTCCTCGACGAGCCCACCAACCACCTCGACGCCGACTCGATCGTCTGGCTGCGCGACTACCTCAAGAACTACCGCGGCGGATTCATCGTGATCTCCCACGATGTCGACCTGGTCGAGACCGTCGTCAACAAGGTGTTCTACCTGGACGCCAACCGCGCCCAGATCGACGTCTACAACATGGGCTGGAAGCTCTACCAGCAGCAGCGCGAGGCCGACGAGAAGCGCCGCAAGCGCGAGCGCCAGAACGCCGAGAAGAAGGCCGCGGCCCTCAACTCCCAGGCCGACAAGATGCGCGCCAAGGCGACCAAGACCGTCGCCGCGCAGAACATGGCCAAGCGGGCGGAGCGGCTGCTGTCGGGCCTGGAGGCCGTCCGCGTCTCCGACAAGGTCGCCAAGCTGCGCTTCCCGGACCCGGCGCCCTGCGGCAAGACCCCGCTGACCGCGGAGGGCCTGTCGAAGTCCTACGGCTCGCTGGAGATCTTCACCGACGTCGACCTGGCCATCGACAAGGGCTCGCGCGTCGTGATCCTCGGCCTCAACGGCGCCGGCAAGACCACGCTGCTGCGCCTGCTCTCGGGCACCGAGAAGCCGGACACCGGCACCGTGACCCCCGGTCACGGCCTCAAGCTCGGGTACTACGCGCAGGAGCACGAGACGCTCGACCCCGAGCGCACGGTCCTGGAGAACATGCGCTCCTCCGCGCCCGACCTGGACCTGGTGGCCGTCCGCAAGACGCTGGGCTCGTTCCTGTTCTCCGGCGACGACGTGGACAAGCCGGCGGGCGTGCTCTCCGGCGGTGAGAAGACCCGTCTGGCGCTGGCCACCCTGGTCGTCTCCTCCGCGAACGTCCTGCTGCTCGACGAGCCCACCAACAACCTCGACCCGGCCAGCCGCGAGGAGATCCTCGGCGCGCTGCGGACGTACAAGGGTGCGGTCATCCTCGTCACGCACGACGAGGGCGCGGTGGAGGCCCTGGAGCCGGAGCGGATCATCCTGCTGCCGGACGGCGTGGAGGACCTGTGGGGCCCGGACTACCGGGACCTCGTGGCCCTCGCCTAG
- a CDS encoding helix-turn-helix domain-containing protein, which produces MAETLKKGSRVTGAARDKLAADLKKKYDSGASIRALAEETGRSYGFVHRMLSESGVVLRGRGGATRGKKAASA; this is translated from the coding sequence GTGGCCGAGACTCTGAAGAAGGGCAGCCGGGTAACCGGCGCCGCGCGCGACAAGCTCGCGGCAGACCTGAAGAAGAAGTACGACTCCGGTGCGAGTATCCGGGCGCTGGCCGAGGAGACCGGCCGGTCCTACGGATTCGTCCACCGGATGCTCAGCGAGTCCGGAGTCGTGCTGCGCGGTCGCGGCGGCGCGACGCGCGGCAAGAAGGCGGCCTCGGCCTGA